From a region of the Haematobia irritans isolate KBUSLIRL chromosome 4, ASM5000362v1, whole genome shotgun sequence genome:
- the LOC142234518 gene encoding putative nudix hydrolase 6, with protein MSKSPLVASTIIRHTTCRNNIYPRSEVKRFHVPDECIPWCIAYKDYKPPIYTSPHINGQIWADPDLKYADFKPKWNSLDGNINRISYVGEYKIDADGYPLNPMGRTGLMGRGLLGRWGPNHAADPIVTRWKRDSEGNVLKNQETSKGILQMVAIQRHDNKMWAIPGGMVDPGEKVTATLRREFMEEALDSFSDKDMVERFFDTGTEVYKGYVDDYRNTDNAWIETVAYNYHDNTGENVGKLKLSAGDDAAGVQWMDIDSGKHLHANHSFIIQKVTELLNAHW; from the exons ATGTCAAAATCTCCCCTAGTAGCATCTACAATCATTAGGCACACAACATGTAGAAACAATATTTATCCCCGTAGCGAAGTAAAACGATTTCATGTTCCCGATGAATGTATACCATGGTGTATAGCTTATAAGGATTACAAGCCACCAATTTATACATCACCACATATAAATGGGCAAATTTGGGCAGATCCAGACTTGAAATATGCAGACTTTAAGCCTAAATGGAATAGCTTAGATGGTAATATAAATCGCATTTCCTATGTTGGGGAATACAAAATCGATGCAGATGGATATCCACTAAATCCCATGGGACGAACTGGTTTGATGGGCAGAGGTCTTTTGGGAAGATGGGGCCCAAACCATGCCGCTGACCCAATAGTGACAAGATGGAAACGCGATAGTGAAGGAAATGTGTTGAAAAATCAAGAAACGTCAAA GGGCATATTGCAAATGGTAGCCATCCAAAGGCATGATAATAAAATGTGGGCCATTCCAGGGGGTATGGTAGATCCTGGTGAAAAAGTAACAGCCACTCTTCGAAGAGAATTCATGGAAGAAGCCTTGGACAGCTTTA GCGACAAAGATATGGTCGAAAGGTTCTTTGATACTGGTACTGAAGTCTATAAGGGATATGTAGACGATTATCGTAATACGGATAATGCATGGATTGAAACAGTAGCCTATAATTATCACGACAATACTGgtgaaaatgttggaaaattaaaaCTATCTGCTGGCGATGATGCTGCTGGTGTACAATGGATGGATATTGATAGTGGGAAACATCTACATGCAAATCAttcatttattatacaaaaagTTACAGAACTCTTGAATGCACATTGGTGA
- the LOC142232923 gene encoding proliferation-associated protein 2G4, with translation MAEIEKEEKTIAEDLVVTKYKLAGEIVNRTLKAVIDLCVAGASVRDVCTKSDNLLTEETSKVYKKEKDLKKGIAFPTCLSVNNCVCHFSPSKNDPDYVLKDGDVVKIDMGAHIDGFIAVAAHTVIVGSSADKKVSGRQADVTLAAYWAVQAALRLLKSGNNNYAITEAVQQIAESYKCKPIEGMLSHELKQFKIDGEKTIIQNPSEAHRKEHEKCTFETHEVYAIDVIVSTGEGIGREKDTKVSIYKKTDENYMLKLKTSRALLAEVKTKYGNMPFNIRNFDEETKARMGVVECMSHKMIEPFQVMYEKPSEYVAQFKHTVLLMPNGVNLVTGVPFATENFVSEYSIAQPELKELVATPLGPAKKGKGHAKKKAAPAGTDAAAAPAAVETKA, from the exons ATGGCAGAAATTGAAAAGGAAGAGAAAACAATTGCCGAGGATTTGGTGGTGACAAAATACAAATTGGCGGGAGAAATTGTGAACA GAACTTTAAAGGCTGTTATTGATCTCTGTGTGGCTGGCGCTTCGGTGAGAGATGTTTGCACAAAGTCTGATAATCTTCTCACAGAAGAAACAAGCAAG GTCTACAAGAAAGAAAAGGATCTTAAAAAAGGTATTGCATTCCCCACCTGCCTATCTGTAAACAATTGTGTGTGCCACTTTTCTCCGTCCAAAAATGATCCCGATTATGTGTTGAAGGATGGTGATGTGGTCAAAAT TGATATGGGTGCCCATATTGATGGCTTTATTGCCGTAGCAGCTCATACTGTCATTGTAGGCTCCTCAGCCGACAAAAAAGTGTCAGGAAGACAAGCTGATGTTACCTTAGCCGCTTATTGGGCTGTTCAAGCAGCATTAAGACTTCTGAAATCTGGAAATAAT AACTATGCCATTACTGAAGCCGTACAACAAATCGCCGAATCCTACAAGTGCAAACCCATTGAGGGCATGTTAAGTCACGAATTGAAACAATTCAAAATCGATGGTGAAAAGACTATTATACAAAATCCTAGCGAAGCTCACCGAAAGGAACATGAAAAGTGCACCTTTGAAACCCATGAAGTCTATGCCATCGATGTTATTGTTAGTACGGGTGAAGGTATTGGTCGGGAGAAGGATACTAAAGTTTCCATCTATAAAAAGAccgatgaaaattatatgctAAAATTGAAAACATCGAGAGCACTTTTGGCCGAG GTGAAAACAAAATACGGTAATATGCCTTTTAATATTCGCAATTTTGATGAGGAAACCAAGGCTCGTATGGGTGTTGTAGAATGTATGTCACATAAAATGATTGAACCCTTCCAAGTGATGTACGAGAAACCAA GCGAATATGTGGCCCAATTCAAGCATACAGTTTTATTGATGCCCAATGGTGTTAATTTGGTTACTGGTGTTCCCTTCGCAACTGAGAACTTTGTCAGTGAATATAGTATAGCGCAACCAGAATTAAAGGAACTTGTTGCCACGCCACTAGGACCCGCTAAGAAGGGCAAAGGTCATGCTAAGAAAAAGGCTGCCCCTGCTGGAACAGACGCTGCCGCCGCCCCAGCTGCCGTAGAGACCAAGGCTTAG